A genomic segment from Comamonas terrigena NBRC 13299 encodes:
- a CDS encoding NAD(P)/FAD-dependent oxidoreductase — protein MPLQAAAAQPADTAAPITTDVVVVGAGPVGLFQVFELGLLGLRAHVVDALPHAGGQCAELYPDKPIYDIPGIRACTGRELSERLQQQAAPFSPVYHLGQQVEQLQRLADDRLLLTTHTGTRFAARSLILAAGVGAFVPRALKVEGADALVGSQLFYHPHQLGHARSRHVVVLGGDETAVAAAVACATAQDAASTTLLHRRDVFTGPDALLAQLADLRAQGRIQVVAGQPAALQQAADGRLQALEVALPDGSTQALHADLLLAYLGISPKLGPIAEWGLELERKQLPVDTARFATAEPGIYAVGDINTYPGKRKLILCGFHEATLAAFAVAEQLSGQAPLLQYTTSSSHLHALLGVHSAD, from the coding sequence ATGCCCCTGCAAGCCGCTGCGGCGCAACCCGCCGACACTGCCGCACCGATCACCACCGACGTGGTGGTCGTAGGTGCCGGCCCGGTGGGGCTGTTCCAGGTATTCGAGCTGGGGCTGTTGGGCCTGCGGGCCCATGTGGTGGACGCCCTGCCCCATGCTGGCGGCCAATGCGCCGAGCTCTATCCCGACAAACCGATTTACGACATTCCCGGCATCCGCGCCTGCACCGGCCGGGAGCTGTCGGAGCGCCTGCAGCAGCAGGCCGCACCGTTTTCCCCGGTCTACCACCTGGGCCAGCAGGTGGAACAGCTGCAGCGTCTGGCCGATGACCGCCTGCTGCTGACCACCCACACCGGCACCCGCTTTGCCGCCCGCAGCCTGATCCTGGCCGCTGGTGTGGGCGCTTTTGTGCCGCGTGCACTCAAGGTAGAGGGGGCGGATGCCCTGGTGGGCAGCCAGCTCTTCTACCACCCGCACCAGCTGGGCCATGCCCGCAGCCGCCACGTGGTGGTACTGGGTGGCGACGAAACCGCCGTGGCCGCTGCCGTGGCCTGCGCCACCGCACAGGACGCCGCCAGCACCACGCTGCTGCACCGCCGCGATGTGTTCACCGGCCCCGATGCCTTGCTGGCCCAGCTGGCCGACCTGCGCGCCCAGGGCCGTATCCAGGTGGTGGCAGGCCAGCCCGCAGCACTACAGCAGGCCGCCGATGGCCGCCTGCAAGCGCTGGAAGTGGCGCTGCCCGACGGCAGCACCCAGGCATTGCACGCCGATCTGCTGCTGGCCTACCTGGGCATTTCACCCAAGCTGGGCCCGATCGCCGAATGGGGGCTGGAGCTGGAACGCAAGCAGCTGCCCGTGGACACGGCCCGTTTTGCCACGGCCGAGCCCGGCATCTATGCCGTGGGCGATATCAACACCTATCCCGGCAAACGCAAGCTGATTCTGTGCGGCTTCCACGAAGCCACGCTGGCCGCCTTTGCCGTGGCCGAGCAACTCAGCGGCCAGGCCCCGCTGCTGCAATACACCACCAGCAGCAGCCATCTGCATGCCCTGCTGGGCGTGCACAGCGCAGACTGA
- a CDS encoding HPP family protein, whose product MSETDQRPHAAAPGSGPSPAAPVVRESAQMPTPLGSQHAQLTRWALWLRNFWPGPVRIDLQELLRMALGVALGLLVTGMLSRWWTDVPTSTWMVSSLGASAVLLFGMPASPLAQPWPVLGGTVVSALVGALCQRLVPDLAVAAALSVGLSILLMVPLRCMHPPGAGFAAFVVLEHADGVALVAFPILFNVAVLVLCAVVYNTLTGKRYPHPQHSYKGAGSARFVSADLDAALSHYNQVLDISRADLEGLLHMAGKAAFQRTLGDLRCADIMSRPVFAVEPQVALKEAWALMRQEQVKALPVVDAQHQVLGIVSVTDFMRLAQLDVRDGLGQRLKHLVSWRSNSQGTVGDIMSQDVQVAGDDGLVTTLIPLFSEAGHHHHIPIVDAQRRLVGIVTQTDLVRTLSKTIGSGD is encoded by the coding sequence ATGTCTGAAACCGACCAGCGGCCGCATGCTGCGGCCCCCGGCTCCGGGCCAAGCCCGGCGGCGCCAGTGGTGCGAGAGTCTGCGCAGATGCCCACGCCGCTGGGCTCCCAGCATGCCCAGCTGACGCGTTGGGCGCTGTGGCTGCGCAATTTCTGGCCTGGCCCGGTGCGCATTGATCTGCAGGAGCTGCTGCGCATGGCGTTGGGTGTGGCACTGGGGCTGCTGGTGACGGGCATGTTGTCGCGCTGGTGGACGGATGTGCCGACCAGCACCTGGATGGTGTCGTCGCTGGGGGCCAGTGCGGTGCTGCTCTTCGGTATGCCGGCCAGCCCGCTGGCGCAGCCCTGGCCGGTGCTGGGCGGGACTGTGGTGTCGGCCCTGGTGGGCGCGCTCTGCCAGCGCCTGGTGCCGGATCTGGCGGTGGCGGCCGCCCTGTCGGTGGGGTTGAGCATCTTGCTGATGGTGCCGCTGCGCTGCATGCACCCGCCAGGCGCCGGTTTTGCCGCTTTCGTGGTGCTGGAGCATGCCGATGGCGTGGCGCTGGTGGCCTTCCCCATTCTGTTCAATGTGGCGGTGCTGGTGCTGTGCGCCGTGGTCTACAACACCTTGACCGGCAAGCGTTATCCGCATCCGCAGCACAGCTACAAGGGCGCCGGGTCGGCGCGCTTTGTCTCGGCCGACCTGGATGCCGCGCTGTCCCATTACAACCAGGTGCTGGACATCAGTCGGGCCGATCTGGAAGGCTTGCTGCACATGGCGGGCAAAGCGGCTTTTCAGCGCACCCTGGGCGATCTGCGCTGTGCAGACATCATGTCCCGGCCGGTGTTTGCGGTGGAGCCGCAGGTGGCACTGAAAGAGGCCTGGGCGCTGATGCGGCAGGAGCAGGTCAAGGCGCTGCCCGTGGTGGATGCGCAACACCAGGTGCTGGGCATTGTGTCGGTGACCGACTTCATGCGGCTGGCCCAGCTCGATGTGCGCGACGGCCTGGGTCAGCGGCTCAAGCACCTGGTGTCCTGGCGCAGCAACAGCCAGGGAACGGTGGGCGACATCATGTCCCAGGATGTACAGGTGGCCGGTGACGACGGGCTGGTGACGACGCTGATCCCCTTGTTTTCGGAAGCCGGTCACCACCACCATATTCCCATCGTGGATGCGCAGCGCCGGCTGGTGGGCATCGTCACCCAGACCGATCTGGTCCGCACTCTCAGCAAAACCATCGGCTCGGGTGACTGA
- the infA gene encoding translation initiation factor IF-1 — protein MAKEELIEMQGSVTEVLPDSRFRVTLENGHQLIAYTGGKMRKHHIRILAGDKVSLEMSPYDLTKGRITFRHLAGRGPGPNSSR, from the coding sequence ATGGCTAAAGAAGAACTGATTGAAATGCAAGGCTCGGTCACCGAAGTGCTGCCCGACTCGCGTTTCCGCGTGACCCTGGAAAACGGTCACCAGCTGATTGCCTACACTGGCGGCAAGATGCGCAAGCACCACATCCGCATTCTGGCCGGCGACAAGGTGTCGCTGGAAATGTCGCCCTACGATCTGACCAAGGGTCGCATCACTTTCCGTCACCTGGCAGGTCGCGGTCCAGGCCCCAACTCTTCGCGCTAA
- a CDS encoding GGDEF domain-containing protein — MPIPHARYTRQWAGLLDAVTPAVREAVRSVAQGHAEELARRFYQDMSQEEGAVLFLSNIPLRQRLEQSLQRWMRSVFDGSSLQLEQKVAQQVHVGEVHARIDVPVHLVLQGARGLKVHLHQLLLQADGAAQHAAVLVDLCMEIMSQAYARSMERTARTKDAYRLHAITHNLGTERERQRAALLEWENQLLCELAMERSGAQLPRMAVSDFGLWFHHKGEFVFRGAQETRRIESAMQDVDVVWLPALEALEPGAPRMQQLRQLRDEVRRINYHLAALFEQHQELDAGRDVLTRLLNRKFLPVVLGKEMGHAQQHSESFAVLVVDVDHFKQINDQHGHDGGDRVLQQVADVLQSACRGGDYVFRLGGEEFLLLLVDVGQAQAVALAERLRQRMQHEPMRLPQDRSTQVTVSIGVALYDGHPDYQRMLQRADAALYQAKEKGRNRVELA; from the coding sequence ATGCCCATTCCACATGCGCGATACACCCGCCAATGGGCCGGCCTGTTGGACGCCGTCACCCCTGCCGTGCGCGAGGCCGTGCGCTCCGTGGCGCAGGGCCATGCCGAGGAGCTGGCGCGGCGTTTTTACCAGGACATGTCGCAGGAAGAAGGGGCTGTGCTCTTTCTGTCGAACATCCCTTTGCGCCAGCGGCTGGAGCAGTCGCTGCAGCGCTGGATGCGCAGCGTGTTTGACGGCTCCAGCCTGCAGCTGGAGCAGAAGGTGGCGCAGCAGGTGCATGTGGGCGAGGTGCATGCCCGCATCGATGTGCCGGTGCACCTGGTGCTGCAGGGCGCGCGCGGGCTGAAGGTGCATCTGCATCAGTTGCTGTTGCAGGCCGACGGCGCAGCCCAGCATGCGGCCGTGCTGGTGGATCTGTGTATGGAGATCATGAGCCAGGCCTATGCCCGTTCGATGGAGCGCACGGCCCGCACCAAGGACGCCTACCGCCTGCACGCGATCACCCACAACCTGGGCACCGAGCGCGAACGCCAGCGCGCGGCGCTGCTGGAATGGGAGAACCAGTTGCTGTGCGAGCTGGCCATGGAGCGCTCCGGTGCACAGCTGCCGCGCATGGCCGTGTCCGACTTTGGCCTGTGGTTTCACCACAAGGGCGAGTTCGTGTTCCGCGGGGCGCAGGAGACGCGCCGCATCGAATCGGCGATGCAGGACGTGGATGTGGTCTGGCTGCCCGCGTTGGAAGCGCTGGAGCCGGGGGCTCCGCGCATGCAGCAGCTGCGTCAGCTGCGGGACGAGGTGCGCCGCATCAACTACCACCTGGCCGCACTGTTCGAGCAGCACCAGGAGCTGGATGCCGGGCGCGATGTGCTCACCCGGCTGCTGAACCGCAAGTTTCTGCCTGTGGTGCTGGGCAAGGAAATGGGGCATGCCCAGCAGCACAGCGAATCCTTTGCCGTGCTGGTGGTGGATGTGGACCATTTCAAGCAGATCAACGACCAGCATGGCCACGATGGCGGTGACCGTGTGCTGCAGCAGGTAGCGGATGTGCTGCAGTCTGCCTGCCGTGGTGGCGACTATGTGTTCCGCCTCGGCGGTGAGGAATTTCTGCTGCTGCTGGTGGATGTGGGCCAGGCCCAGGCGGTGGCGCTGGCCGAGCGCTTGCGCCAGCGCATGCAGCATGAGCCCATGCGCCTGCCGCAGGATCGCAGCACCCAGGTGACGGTGAGCATTGGCGTGGCCCTGTATGACGGCCACCCGGACTACCAGCGCATGCTCCAGCGTGCCGATGCGGCGCTGTACCAGGCCAAGGAGAAGGGGCGCAACCGGGTGGAGTTGGCGTAG
- the fdxA gene encoding ferredoxin FdxA — MTHVVTENCIKCKYTDCVDVCPVDCFREGPNFLVIDPDECIDCAVCIPECPANAIFAEEDVPADQLAFIKLNAELSLAKGWKSITKRKASLPDADSFNGTPGKINDLIR, encoded by the coding sequence ATGACTCACGTCGTCACCGAAAACTGCATCAAGTGCAAATACACCGATTGCGTGGATGTGTGCCCTGTGGATTGCTTCCGCGAAGGCCCGAACTTCCTGGTCATCGATCCCGATGAGTGCATCGACTGCGCCGTGTGCATTCCCGAATGCCCGGCCAACGCCATCTTTGCCGAAGAAGATGTGCCTGCCGACCAACTGGCCTTCATCAAGCTGAATGCCGAGCTGTCGCTGGCCAAGGGCTGGAAGAGCATCACCAAGCGCAAGGCTTCGCTGCCTGACGCCGACAGCTTCAACGGCACGCCCGGCAAGATCAACGACCTGATCCGCTGA